The Geothrix sp. genome window below encodes:
- a CDS encoding SLBB domain-containing protein, giving the protein MRFNLLGGAAILTSALFAQLPQGLDLQALKQAAGAQGVGAADAVPGRPTALPTNAPTPEDAARQRSEDEKLDEEIRTLKRREKGPRRFGADLFQVRQRGSAATEGGIAEDYVLGTGDRLNLNVFGSATFDLPVQVDGRGEIVIPKVGTAKVGGLTLGKAKAAVQGLVSRNFSRSSVDLQVIKLREVRVFVMGEVYRPGSYLVSSLSSLVNVLSLAGGPTAVGSYRDIRVMRGGHKVAGLDLYPLRAEGLGNPNVALQNGDTVFVPLAQNQVLLEGAFQRVVAAPAEMKQKKGEAVEPEDLDLDPLKEQRERTQREMKAIEAQLSLGQGAGIVEGGESADLQSQDREPRTAAPLGTRMAQAPVLSLTERAALEDRLFFLKRQLVALKEAPLGDHRVRINPETQLPVFPQDASESLPEWLRRWESTGAAPRMQFELRAGETVAEALRFAGGFAPEAGPGTLTLRRRDAAGTLSGQDVSLDSANHLALQRGDVLSALPRRERTGPVVQISGWARVPGVFARTEGLKVGDLLRREAQVLPDTYRARGEVVRTAVDGTSRFLAFDVDKALAGDATHNLLLEDRDRVELFRMEDLRLPKLVTVLGPVARPGTYAFHDGMRASDLIFRAGVPAKSADRLVAELARSKDGKPSEVIRLDLAKLLSTETASPITLLDETVNPRIQSDDQLSLFEKPDYKIHRTVRITGQVVRPGSYTLDSAKPSLSGLIQRAGGLTAEAMPQAGIFLRRMSTQDASLQRAAEESGLMGKDPTAKGINEILERLNETKRQPLSGQLLKNPLLHGLLAGSLNRMVVDFSGVLKGEALSDVELQDGDEIIIPRATEAAYVVGETASPFATYKVRKGMKVGDLLKLAGGTTRNADTSNIRLLKADGRILDSWVEGKAVEPGDTVLVPQRFRRDSSWQENLQALTPLALILNAVK; this is encoded by the coding sequence CGAAGCGAAGACGAAAAGCTGGATGAGGAGATCCGGACTCTGAAACGCCGGGAGAAGGGGCCGCGCCGTTTCGGCGCCGATCTGTTCCAGGTGCGGCAGCGCGGTTCGGCCGCCACGGAAGGGGGCATTGCCGAGGACTATGTGCTGGGCACGGGCGACCGGCTGAACCTCAATGTCTTCGGCAGCGCGACCTTCGACCTCCCGGTGCAGGTCGACGGCCGGGGTGAGATCGTGATCCCGAAGGTAGGCACGGCCAAGGTGGGCGGCCTGACGCTGGGCAAGGCCAAGGCGGCGGTGCAGGGGTTGGTGAGCCGGAATTTCTCGCGCTCCTCGGTGGACTTGCAGGTGATCAAGCTGCGCGAGGTGCGGGTCTTTGTCATGGGTGAGGTCTACCGGCCCGGCAGCTATCTGGTATCGAGCCTCAGTTCGTTGGTCAATGTGCTGAGTCTGGCCGGGGGGCCCACCGCGGTCGGCAGCTACCGCGACATTCGCGTTATGCGGGGCGGGCACAAGGTGGCCGGATTGGACCTCTATCCGCTCCGGGCCGAAGGCCTGGGGAACCCCAATGTGGCCCTCCAGAACGGCGACACCGTCTTCGTGCCCCTGGCCCAGAACCAGGTACTGCTGGAGGGCGCCTTCCAGCGGGTGGTGGCCGCTCCGGCGGAGATGAAGCAGAAGAAGGGGGAGGCCGTCGAGCCTGAGGACCTGGATCTGGATCCCTTGAAGGAGCAGCGGGAGCGAACTCAGCGTGAAATGAAGGCCATCGAGGCCCAGTTGTCGCTGGGTCAGGGGGCTGGAATCGTGGAGGGTGGCGAGAGTGCAGACCTCCAGAGCCAAGATCGTGAGCCCCGGACCGCCGCGCCGTTGGGGACCCGAATGGCTCAGGCCCCCGTGCTCAGCCTGACGGAACGAGCCGCTTTGGAAGATCGGCTTTTCTTTTTGAAGCGTCAATTGGTGGCCCTCAAGGAAGCGCCCCTGGGTGACCACCGCGTCCGAATCAACCCCGAGACCCAACTCCCCGTGTTCCCCCAGGACGCGAGCGAATCCTTGCCGGAGTGGCTGCGGCGCTGGGAATCGACTGGCGCGGCCCCTCGCATGCAGTTTGAACTTCGGGCGGGAGAGACCGTGGCCGAAGCCCTGCGGTTTGCGGGCGGGTTCGCCCCCGAGGCGGGCCCCGGGACGCTGACCCTCCGCCGCCGGGACGCCGCGGGCACCCTCAGCGGTCAGGATGTGTCCCTGGACTCGGCCAACCATCTGGCCCTGCAGCGCGGAGATGTGCTATCGGCCCTCCCCCGCCGGGAGCGCACGGGGCCCGTGGTCCAGATCAGCGGTTGGGCGCGGGTGCCCGGCGTCTTCGCCCGCACCGAGGGGCTGAAAGTGGGCGATCTGCTCCGCCGGGAAGCCCAGGTGTTGCCGGATACCTATCGGGCCCGGGGAGAGGTGGTGCGGACGGCGGTGGATGGCACGAGCCGGTTCCTGGCGTTCGATGTGGACAAGGCCCTGGCGGGCGATGCCACGCATAACCTCCTGCTGGAGGACCGCGACCGGGTGGAGCTGTTCCGCATGGAAGATCTCCGCCTGCCGAAGCTCGTCACGGTGCTGGGGCCCGTGGCCCGGCCCGGCACCTACGCCTTCCATGATGGGATGAGGGCTTCGGACCTCATCTTCCGCGCCGGTGTGCCCGCGAAATCGGCAGACCGCCTGGTCGCCGAGCTGGCCCGAAGCAAGGACGGCAAGCCCAGCGAGGTGATCCGACTCGATCTGGCCAAGCTGCTTTCCACGGAAACCGCCAGCCCCATCACGCTGCTGGATGAGACCGTGAATCCCCGCATCCAATCGGATGATCAGCTGAGCCTCTTCGAGAAGCCCGATTACAAGATCCATCGCACTGTGCGAATCACGGGGCAGGTGGTGCGGCCGGGGTCGTACACGCTGGATTCGGCCAAGCCCTCGCTGAGCGGGCTCATCCAGCGGGCCGGCGGACTGACTGCGGAGGCCATGCCCCAGGCGGGCATCTTCCTTCGGCGGATGAGCACCCAGGACGCCTCCCTGCAGCGGGCGGCGGAGGAATCCGGCCTCATGGGGAAGGATCCCACGGCCAAGGGCATCAACGAGATCCTCGAACGCCTGAACGAAACCAAGCGCCAGCCCCTTTCGGGCCAGCTGCTGAAGAACCCCCTGCTCCACGGCCTCTTGGCCGGCAGTCTGAACCGCATGGTGGTGGATTTCAGCGGGGTGCTGAAGGGGGAGGCCCTCTCGGATGTGGAGTTGCAGGATGGGGATGAGATCATCATCCCCCGGGCCACCGAGGCGGCCTATGTGGTGGGCGAAACCGCCAGTCCCTTTGCCACTTACAAGGTGCGGAAGGGCATGAAGGTGGGCGACCTGCTCAAGCTCGCGGGCGGTACCACCCGGAATGCCGACACCTCGAACATCCGCCTGCTCAAGGCCGATGGTCGCATCCTCGATTCCTGGGTGGAGGGCAAGGCCGTGGAACCGGGTGACACGGTGTTGGTGCCCCAGCGGTTCCGCCGCGACTCCAGCTGGCAGGAGAACCTCCAGGCCCTGACGCCGCTGGCCCTGATCCTGAACGCCGTCAAATAG